CCTTCGCGGCGGCGTCCAGCAGCGCCGGCCAGTCGGCGACGGTCGCCCCGCCCCGGGACAGCCCGGTGTCGATCTTCAGGTGCAGGCGGGCGGGGCGCCCGGCGAGCCGGCTCGCCTCGATCATCTCGTTCAGCTGCGGCAGGCTGGCGGCACCCAGGTCCACCCCGGCGCTGACCCCCTCGTGCAGCGGCAGCCCCGGCGCGAGCAGCCAGGCCAGCACCGGCACGGTCACCCCGGCCCGACGCAGGGTGAGCGCCTCGTCGAGGGTGCAGACACCGAGCCAGTCCGCCCCGGCGTCGAGCGCCGCGCGGGCGGCCGGAAGCATCCCGTGGCCGTATCCGTCAGCCTTCACCACGGCCATCAGCTCGGCCGTGGTGCCGGAGCGGAGCGTGCTCACGTTCTCGCGGATCGCGTCAAGATCGACGCGTACCTCGGCCTGCCACATGCGCCCAGCCTACTTTCCGCCGAGATCACCGCGGGCGGCGACGCATGTCCCGGACAGTCGATCCGGTCGTCCCACCTGGAACCGGCCCGATCAGCCCAGCCGGGCGACGACCGGGCGCAGGGCGGTCATCACGTCGGGCGCGGTCACCGGCCCACCCCGGGCCGCCTCCCGGCCGGCGAGCCCGTGCAGGTACGCAGCCGAGGCCGCAGCCCGTTCGGCGGGCACTCCGGCCGCCAGCAGTGAGCCGAGCAGCCCGGCCAGCACGTCGCCGGTGCCTCCGGTGGCCAGTGCCGGGGTGCCGGTCGGGTTGACGTACGCCCGACCGTCTGGCGTGCCGATCACCGTGCGGTCCCCCTTGAGCAGCACCACCGCGTTCATCCAGGCGGCCAGCCGCAACGCGGCGCCGACCCGGTCGGCGCCGGGCTCCTCCCCGCAGAGTCGGGTGAACTCCCGGTCGTGTGGGGTGACCACGATCGGCGCGTCCCGCCCGCGCAGCCGGTCGGCGAGCGAGCCGTCCACCAGCAGGGTCAACGCGTCGGCGTCGAGCACCACCGGCACCGGGGCGGCCAGCACGGCGCGCAGTTCGGCGGCCGCGTCCGCACCGGTGCCCAGCCCGGAGCCGCAGACCCAGGCCTGCACCCGGCCCGCGTCGCCGACCCGCCCACTGGCGATCACCGAGGGGTGCTGGTGCAGCACCTCTGTGCGGGCGCTGCCGGCGTAGCGGACCAGGCCGGTCGGCCCGGCCAGAGCGCCACCCACGGAGAGCACCGCCGCACCCGGGTAGGTCGCCGAGCCGGTCGCCACGCCCACCACGCCCCGGGTGTACTTCTCCGAGGCCGGGGACAGCTGTGGCCACCAGTCGACCAGGTCGGACCACTCGGTGACCCGCAGCGCCGGGGTGCCGCGCAGCCACGGGCGCAGCCCGATGTCGACCAGCTCCACCTGCCCGGCCAGGACCGCGGCCGGCCCGACCACCAGTGCGGGCTTCAACGCGCCGAAGGCCACCGTCACGTCGGCGCGGACCGCGGTGGGCCGGCCGGACGCGGACAGCGGCACGTCGCCGGTGTCCACCGCGACCCCGCTCGGCACGTCCACCGCCAGCACCGTGGAGCGGTTGCCATCGCGCCCACGCAGCTCGCCGAGGCGCTGGACCACCTCGTCCGCGTTCGCCCGCAGACCTCCGGTGCCGCCGATGCCGATGATGCCGTCGAGGACCAGGTCCACCGGGCCGGTCGGACGGTCCACCAGTCGCCCGCCGGCAGCGCGCAGCGCGGCCAGCCCGGCGGCGTGCGCACGCCCGGGGGTGAGGAGCAGGGCGGACACGTCGACACCCCGGCGGGCCAGTCGCTCACCGGCGTACAGCGCGTCGCCACCGTTGTCGCCGGAGCCGACCAGCAGCAGCACCCGGCCGCCGTAGACCCCGCCCCGCTCGGCGAGCAGCAGCGCGGACCGGCGGGCCAGCCCGGCTGCGGCCCGCTGCATCAGCGTCCCCTCCGGCAGCGTGCCCATCAGCCCCGCCTCGGCCGCCCGTACGTCGGCCACCCGCCACACCGATCTCATGCCACCGTGTCCCATTCCGTTCGCGGGTGGACCCGATCGGCCCGCCCGGCCGACGTCACCGTTCCGCGACCACCATCGCCGACGCGATTCCCCCGTCGTGCGACAACGAGAGGTGCCAGTGGTTGACCCCCCGCGCGTCGGCCGCCGCCGCGACGGTGCCGGCGACGGCCAGCCAGGGACGGCCGTCCGGGTCGGACACGATCTCGCAGTCGTGCCAGTGCAGCCCGGTCGGAGCGCCGAGCGCCTTGGCGACGGCCTCCTTCGCGGCGAACCGACCGGCGAGCGACTCCGGTGAGCGCGGGTTGCCGGAGCGGGTCTGCCGCTCGGCTGGGGTGAAGAGTCGGTCGGCGAGCAGCGGCGTCCGTGCCAGGGCCCGGGCGAACCGGTCGACCAGGACGACGTCGATGCCGACAGCGACGATCACCACACCACCCTACCGGTGGCCGGGGCCGCAGATTAGCCGTCGGGACCGCCGTGGGCAACGCCTGTGGACACACCGGGGTACGGCCCATCGCCGGCTGTCCACAGGGCACCGCGGGGTCGCCGGGGCCCGCTTAGCGTCAGCTCGTCGATGCCGATCGTCCACGGGGGTGTGGTCATGAGCGATGGGTCGTTCAGTGTCAGGCCGGAGGAGCTGCGGGCGGTTGCCGTCACCCTCGACGACGAGGCGCACCGGCTGGCGGTGGGTCTCGCGGGGGTGCCCGGGTTGCTGGTGGCGGCGCCCGAGTGGCGAGCTGGCGCGGCTCTGGCCGGGCTGGAGGCAGCCGGGCATGCCTGGTTCTGCCGGCTGGGTGCCCAGGTCGCGGTGACCTCCGCTGCGGTCCGGGAGGCGGCCGAGGCGTACGAGGCGGTGGACGACCGAGCCGCTGACCGCCTCGCCGCTCTGCCCCGGTGAGCGTCGGCTACCGGCAGCTGTGGGCAGCCGATCCGGGCGGGTGGCGGGTCGCCGGGGCGGCCTGGGCGGGGATGGTCGGGCCGGTCGACCGACGCGTCGGCGAGCTGCGTGGGGCTGGTGGGCGGTTGCGGGGCGGTTGGTCCGGTGCGGCCGCCACAGCGGCCGACGCCCGGCTCGCCGGCCTGTCCGACGAGCTGATCTCGGTCGCGCCCGCGTTGATCGAGGTCGACCAGGTGCTGGCCGACCTGGCCGGCCGGCTGACGGTGGCGAAGGCGCGGCTCTCTGCCACGGTCGCTCAGGCGGACGCGGCCGGGCTGCTGGTGGACCGCGCGGGCAGGGTGCACATCGATCCCACCCGGGTCCGGCCCACCGAGCAGGCCGGCGTGGCGGCGGCTCGGGTGGCGGCGGCCCTGCGCGACGCGCTCGACGGGGCCGAGGCGGCGGATCGGGCCGCCGCCGACCGGTTGGAGGAGTTGGCCCGGGCCGCCGGCTCCGGCTGGGCGTGCCCGCCACCGCCGGGCCGGCCGGCAGCCGGTGCCGCACCGACACTGGTCCGCGCCTGGTGGTCGGGGTTGACACCGGCGCAGCGACGGTGGCTGATCGGGCGCGAGCCGGCCCTGGTCGGCCGGTTGGACGGGGTGCCGGTGGCCGCCCGTGACCAGGCCAATCGGCTGCGGCTCGGGTTCTGGCGCGAGGAATTGCTGGCTGAGCGGCGACGCTTGCTGGGCCGGGTGCCGCCGGGGCCACTCGCGGCGGTCCGGCTGCACGCGGTGGCCGGACGATTGGCTGGCCTGGAGGCGCTGGCTGGGCGGCTGGCGGCCGGCGGGGAGCCACGGGCGTACCTGCTCGGATTGGACCCGGCTGGTGAGGGTCGGGTGGTGGTGGCGCTCGGCGATCCGGACCATGCCGACCGGGTGCTGACCTACGTGCCGGGGATGACCGCCGGCCTGGACGACGCCCCCGGTGAGCTGGGCAGGGCGGCGCGCGTGCTGGACCGATGCGTCGCGCTCGCCCCGGGTGAGCGCAGCGCGGCGGTGCTCTGGTTGGACTACGACGCTCCGGACTTCCTACCCGAGGCGGCCTCGGCCGGCCAGGCCCGGGACGCCGGCCCGGCGCTGCACCGCTTTCAGGAGGGGCTGCGGGCCAGCCACGAGGGGCCACCGGCCCGGCAGACCGTGCTCGGGCACAGCTACGGGTCACTGGTGGTGGGAGTGGCCGCCCGGGAGCACGGGCTGGCCGCCGACGCGCTGGTCTTCGTCGGCTCGCCCGGGGTCGGCGCGTCGCACGCCGCCGAGTTGGGCGTGCCACCCGAGGAGGTCTGGGCGAGCAGCGCCCCCGACGACGTGATCCGTGCTGCCCGCCCAGCGGATGAGCTGGGCCGACGGGCCCTGCTGGGTGCCGCTCCGCTGGCGGCCGTGCTGGGTTGGCCCAACCGGACCGGGCACGAGCTGTGGTTTGGTCACGACCCGTCGGATCCCGGCTTCGGTGGCCGGGTCTTCGGCAGCGGGCGGGGCGGGCACACCGGCTACTGGGACCCGGGCAATCCCGCGTTGGACGGGATGGCCCGGGTCGTGCTGGGCCGCTGAGGGTTACGGGATGCCCTACTCGACGGTGACCGACTTGGCCAGGTTGCGGGGCTGGTCCACGTCGTGCCCACGGGCGGCGGCGATCTCGGCGGCGAGCACCTGCAGCGGCACCGTGGTGACGAGCGGGGCCAGCAGGGTCGGCGTACGCGGCACGTAGATCAGGTGGTCGGCGTACCGGACGACGGCCTCGTCACCCTCCTCCGCGATCACGATGGTCCGCGCGCCGCGCGCCCGGACCTCCTGGATGTTGGAGACGACCTTGTCGTGCAGCATGCCCCGGCCAACCGGCGAGGGCACCACGCAGATCACCGGGGTGCCCTTGTCGATCAGGGCGATCGGGCCGTGCTTCAGCTCACCGGCGGCGAAGCCCTCGGCGTGCATGTACGCCAGTTCCTTGAGCTTCAGCGCGCCCTCCAGGGCGACCGGGTAGCCGACGTGCCGGCCGATGAACAGCACGGTTGGCTCGGACTTCAGGTCCCGGGCCAGCTCACGGACGGGCTCGATCCGGTCGAGCAGCTCACGCAGCTTGCCCGGGATCTCCTGCAACTGCGCGACCACCGCGCCCACCTCGTCGGCGAACTTGATTCCGCGCACCTGTGCCAGGTGCAGGCCGATCAGATAGCAGGCGACGACCTGGGTGAGGAACGCCTTGGTGGAGGCGACGGCGATCTCCGGCCCACCGTGGGTGTAGAGCACCGCGTCCGACTCGCGCGGGATGGTCGAGCCGTTGGTGTTGCAGATCGCCAGCACCCGGGCCTTCTGCTCCTTGGCGTGGCGAAGCGCCATCAGGGTGTCCATCGTTTCGCCGGACTGGGAGATCACCACGATCAGCGTGGACCGGTCGAGGACGGGGTCGCGGTAGCGGAACTCGCTGGCCAGCTCCACCTCGCAGGGGATCCGCGTCCAGTGCTCGATGGCGTACTTGGCGACCATGCCGGCGTGGTACGCCGTGCCGCAGGCCACGATGAAGATCTTGTCGACGTCGCGCAGATCCTGGTCGCTGAGGCGGACCTCGTCCAGGGCGATCTCGCCGGTCTCGGTGAGCCGGCCGAGCAGTGTGTCGGCGATGGCCTGCGGCTGCTCCTCGATCTCCTTGAGCATGAACCAGTCGTAGCCGCCCTTTTCGGCCGACGAGGAGTCCCAGTCGATGTGGAAGTCCTTGCCGGCGGCGGGCTGGCCGTCGAAGTCGGTGATCTCGATGCTGTCACCGGTGATCAGCACGATCTGGTCCTGGCCCAGCTCCACCGCTTCCCGGGTGTGCTCGATGAACGCGGCGACGTCGCTGGCCAGGTAGTTTTCCCCGTCGCCCCGGCCGACCACCAGCGGCGAGTTGCGCCGGGCGCCGACGACCGCGCCGGGCACCGAGGCGTCGACGGCGAGCAGGGTGAAGGCACCTTCCAGCCGTTGGCAGACCACGCGCATCCCGGCGGCGAGCAACTGCGGGCTGTTCGGCTGGCCGGCGGCGCGCAGGTTGGCCAGCGCGGCGGCGAGCAGGTGGGCGGCGCACTCGGTGTCGGTGTCGCTGGTGAACTGAACGCCGTCGGCCTCCAGTTCGGCGCGGAGTTTGGCGAAGTTTTCGATGATGCCGTTGTGGATCACCGCGACCCGTCCGTCGCCGGCGACGTGCGGGTGGGCGTTGCGGTCGGTCGGGCCGCCGTGGGTGGCCCACCGGGTGTGCCCGATGCCGGTGGTGCCGTCACCGATGCCGATCGGGCTGGCCGCGCAGGAGGTCGGGTCTTCGGCGGCCCGCTCGGAGAGCACCTTCTCCAGGTTGGCCAGTTTGCCGGCCTTCTTCTCGGTCAGCAGCTGGTCGTCGCAGACGATCGCGACGCCCGCCGAGTCGTAGCCGCGGTATTCCAGCCGCCGCAGCCCGTCGAGGACGATGCCGAGTGCGGGGCGCGCGCCCGCGTATCCCACGATTCCACACATGGCCCGCAGCCTAACCCAGTTTCACTCACCATGGGTGCTCGAAAGTCGGGTTATCAATCACGGAATCTGAGCGATCGGTGGCTGACGGGCCACAACGGGACGAGCTTCCCGGCGCGCTCAGCGCCCAACCTCGGCGGACGGGGTTGCGGCGGGCCTTGGGAGTACGAAAGTCTCTCGACGGGTTCGGCGCGCCCGCCCACGGCCCTTCGTCCCCATACCCACTCCCGCCCGGAGCAGCCATGTCCGACGCGCCCCCGCCCGAGCCGTCCCCCGCCTCCCCTCCGGACCCGCCACCGCCCCCACCACCGCCGGACCCGACGGCGCAGCCCTCCTCGGCTCCGCTGCCAGCGCCCGACCCGCTGGCCCCGGGCCAGCCGTGGGCACCGCCGGCACCCTGGACACCGACCCCGTGGACGCCGCCTCCACCGGCCACGACCTGGTCGCCGGCCCCGTGGGGCCCGTCTCCGCCGGCCACGCCCTGGTCGCCGTCGCCACCTGCGGCCCAGTGGACACCCCAACCGTCGGCGTCCCCCTGGCCGCCGCCCCCGCCCGCCGCCTCGGGCCCGCCCCCCGCCGGATCGTCGCCGCAGGCAGGGTGGCCCACACCCGCCGAACAGCCACCGTCCGCGGCCTGGTCGCCGCCGGCCGGCGGATGGCCGCCGCCCGGCTATCCACCGCCGTACGCCTACCCCGGGCACCCGCACGTCAGCGGCAGACCGACGACGGACAGCGGCCGGATCGTCGGGATCATCGTCGCGGTCCTCGCGGTGCTGGTTCTGATCATCTGCGGCTGCCTGTGCGCCGGTGGCCTGCTGTTCAACAGGACCAGCCCGGACCCGGTCGCCGACGGCCCCTACGTCGCCCCCGACGACAGTTGGACGGCACCCACCGCCGGGCCGCCCAGCACGGAGCGACCCACCGCGCGGCCGCCCACCCCGGCACCCACCCCCACCAAACAGCCGATCACCGCACCGACCTCGGGGCCGGCCCCGGTGACCGTCGTCTACGAGGTCGCCGGGTCGGGCACGGCGGACATCGCGTACTTCGACGCCGAAAGCGACCTCATCCACGTCGACGACGCGAAGCTGCCCTGGCGCACCACCATCAGGACCAACGGCCAGAGCAGGGTGATGGTGGAGGCCACCTGGCCCGACATCGACTACCACGGACCACTCGACTGCACCCTCACCGTCACCGGTGTCGGCAAGCCGGTCGTCGACAAGACGCGGGGATACTGGCGGACCACCTGCTCGGTGGAGTGAGGCTGGGGTTCACCCCGGGGGCACCCGT
The nucleotide sequence above comes from Micromonospora luteifusca. Encoded proteins:
- a CDS encoding NAD(P)H-hydrate dehydratase, encoding MRSVWRVADVRAAEAGLMGTLPEGTLMQRAAAGLARRSALLLAERGGVYGGRVLLLVGSGDNGGDALYAGERLARRGVDVSALLLTPGRAHAAGLAALRAAGGRLVDRPTGPVDLVLDGIIGIGGTGGLRANADEVVQRLGELRGRDGNRSTVLAVDVPSGVAVDTGDVPLSASGRPTAVRADVTVAFGALKPALVVGPAAVLAGQVELVDIGLRPWLRGTPALRVTEWSDLVDWWPQLSPASEKYTRGVVGVATGSATYPGAAVLSVGGALAGPTGLVRYAGSARTEVLHQHPSVIASGRVGDAGRVQAWVCGSGLGTGADAAAELRAVLAAPVPVVLDADALTLLVDGSLADRLRGRDAPIVVTPHDREFTRLCGEEPGADRVGAALRLAAWMNAVVLLKGDRTVIGTPDGRAYVNPTGTPALATGGTGDVLAGLLGSLLAAGVPAERAAASAAYLHGLAGREAARGGPVTAPDVMTALRPVVARLG
- a CDS encoding holo-ACP synthase, which codes for MIVAVGIDVVLVDRFARALARTPLLADRLFTPAERQTRSGNPRSPESLAGRFAAKEAVAKALGAPTGLHWHDCEIVSDPDGRPWLAVAGTVAAAADARGVNHWHLSLSHDGGIASAMVVAER
- a CDS encoding alpha/beta hydrolase, which produces MSVGYRQLWAADPGGWRVAGAAWAGMVGPVDRRVGELRGAGGRLRGGWSGAAATAADARLAGLSDELISVAPALIEVDQVLADLAGRLTVAKARLSATVAQADAAGLLVDRAGRVHIDPTRVRPTEQAGVAAARVAAALRDALDGAEAADRAAADRLEELARAAGSGWACPPPPGRPAAGAAPTLVRAWWSGLTPAQRRWLIGREPALVGRLDGVPVAARDQANRLRLGFWREELLAERRRLLGRVPPGPLAAVRLHAVAGRLAGLEALAGRLAAGGEPRAYLLGLDPAGEGRVVVALGDPDHADRVLTYVPGMTAGLDDAPGELGRAARVLDRCVALAPGERSAAVLWLDYDAPDFLPEAASAGQARDAGPALHRFQEGLRASHEGPPARQTVLGHSYGSLVVGVAAREHGLAADALVFVGSPGVGASHAAELGVPPEEVWASSAPDDVIRAARPADELGRRALLGAAPLAAVLGWPNRTGHELWFGHDPSDPGFGGRVFGSGRGGHTGYWDPGNPALDGMARVVLGR
- the glmS gene encoding glutamine--fructose-6-phosphate transaminase (isomerizing), giving the protein MCGIVGYAGARPALGIVLDGLRRLEYRGYDSAGVAIVCDDQLLTEKKAGKLANLEKVLSERAAEDPTSCAASPIGIGDGTTGIGHTRWATHGGPTDRNAHPHVAGDGRVAVIHNGIIENFAKLRAELEADGVQFTSDTDTECAAHLLAAALANLRAAGQPNSPQLLAAGMRVVCQRLEGAFTLLAVDASVPGAVVGARRNSPLVVGRGDGENYLASDVAAFIEHTREAVELGQDQIVLITGDSIEITDFDGQPAAGKDFHIDWDSSSAEKGGYDWFMLKEIEEQPQAIADTLLGRLTETGEIALDEVRLSDQDLRDVDKIFIVACGTAYHAGMVAKYAIEHWTRIPCEVELASEFRYRDPVLDRSTLIVVISQSGETMDTLMALRHAKEQKARVLAICNTNGSTIPRESDAVLYTHGGPEIAVASTKAFLTQVVACYLIGLHLAQVRGIKFADEVGAVVAQLQEIPGKLRELLDRIEPVRELARDLKSEPTVLFIGRHVGYPVALEGALKLKELAYMHAEGFAAGELKHGPIALIDKGTPVICVVPSPVGRGMLHDKVVSNIQEVRARGARTIVIAEEGDEAVVRYADHLIYVPRTPTLLAPLVTTVPLQVLAAEIAAARGHDVDQPRNLAKSVTVE
- a CDS encoding MmpS family transport accessory protein → MLVLIICGCLCAGGLLFNRTSPDPVADGPYVAPDDSWTAPTAGPPSTERPTARPPTPAPTPTKQPITAPTSGPAPVTVVYEVAGSGTADIAYFDAESDLIHVDDAKLPWRTTIRTNGQSRVMVEATWPDIDYHGPLDCTLTVTGVGKPVVDKTRGYWRTTCSVE